GGCCAATGCCAGCAACACACGCCAGGTGTCAGGTTCAGTGCCACCTTGGGCCTGCTGGGCAAGGGGGttagagaaggcttcctggatgaGGGGCCTTAGAGAATGagactttctgattttatttccttttttacagaaatgaaacATCCCACTCAAATGAGTAGTGGTGACCCTGACTTCCAACTTACAGAGGAAGAAAGCCTGAGGCCATACTGCACTCCCTCCCCCAACCATTGGTCTGTTGTTGGGACCACTCAGGACCCAGAGTCAATTTCCTCTTTCCTCAAAAACCTGCCCACTGTGGGCGGGGTCAGGCTCAGGGACCGCCCAGTGCTCCTGCTTAAATAAATTAGAagtgttatttttcaaagaaagtacCCTGATACATAATTCACAATTAAGAccaataaacatttacataagGTATCCCCACACAAGCATGATCCTATAAAAAACTGGCAAATGACCCCCACCAAGTGATGCAATCTGAGGTTTCTACCCTACTGAATTAATGCTGGGTACAACTACACACACTATTTCAAGACCCACTACCAACAGTTTCACTAGTGCTGCCCTATGGGCTCTTCCTGCACACTTCCCACTAAGACacatggagaagaaagaagaccTCTGTCACTGTTCACTAGGCTAACAACTATCAGGTGATGTCTTACTCAACTGCCCCTAGGAGCCAATCTCATTTTACACAAAATGGCAGGTCCCAATCCATCAAATCTTTCCAAATTCCCAGCCAGGATATCGAGGTTTCCAGGAGCCCCACCTTATCTGGCTGCCACTCCTGCTCAGACAGCCTGCCACACCCTGACACAGTAAGCTACACCCTGAACTCCCAACGGCCACCAGAATACTTGAAGCATGAACTACCCTGCTCCTGACCAGAGTTCGAGGGAGTTAACAGTTGCACTTCTCACTGCACACAGAACTCTGCTCCTTTGAAGGCAAAATGCCCTGGATGAGAGCTGGCCAGGACGCTGGGGGCTCTTTGGGAAGGATCTTGCTGGGGTGGGCTTGCCTAAACCAGTGTCCTAAGGGGATGGAGGTGAATAAAGATTTGGTTGTGGCAGGAACAAGATAGAAAAACTGCAGCAGTGTCCATAGCAGGAAAGACGTCATCACCAAGGGAAGAAATCAGTACGTGGCAGAAGTTCTAGAACCTTCTCAAAACTGTGGGCCTTGTATCTTACATAACTTAGACTAGATCCAGAACACCTTGATCTCTAGCTTAAAATCAGGAATCAAAGGGACTACTCAGCATGCTTGGTCTATCCCAGAGAAGCCACTGTCCTCTCCTGCTTCCCACACATCTTGTATTTATTGCCAGTCCTGCCAACCTAGGAGCTCCCTGAAGGACAGGACCATCTGCCCCAATCAGGGCAGCAGATGCTGCAGGAAAACAAAGGTCCCACTACCCAGGAGAGCTCTAGAAAGTAGCCCAACCCCTAAGCCACACCTGCAAGGGTCAGCCCTCCAGCGACCAGAGGCCAGACACACACAGCTGGAGACACCTTACCTTACTTCCACTGATGGTGTGGAATTTTTTCTCTAGAACCTTCTTTACAGGATCCTCTTCtttaaaagtgatgaaaacaaagcCTCGCCTTTTGTTTGACTTTGGATCCATTGGAAGCTCAATGGCCTCAATCTGTAAACATAGGCAAAGCTCAGGACCAGTAACCCTCAGGGCCCATAGAGAACTGACAGGAGAAAAATCGCATGAAGGCAGAGCAAAAAAGCTTGCTGAGGAGGGCTCCAGCCAAGGCTGCCAAGGACCAGAAAGGACACCTCAGGGCAGCTGGCAGGTCACTCCTGAGGCCACACACTCACCTCCCCAAACTCGCCAAAGTACTCTCTGATCTTCTCCTCAGTGGCTTCAGGATTCAGACCCCCCACAAAAATTTTCTTTACCGGGTCCTTCTTCATGGCCATGGCCTTTTTGGGGTCAATGACACGGCCATCCAGCCTGTGCTCCTTCTGGTCTAGGACCTATTCCAACAGAAGGAAGTTGGGTTCTAACTCAGCAGTATGACACTAGACAAGGcccttttctttgaaatataaaactcCAACCCAAGTACACAAAAACATTTCATCCCCCCTCAAACTCTACCCCAACCTGATTTCCCAATCCAATGTCCTGCAAACTTCAAGTACAGTGGGTTTACCTATAAATCACCCACCACCACACCCCAGACTCTGCCCATGCTGTACTGCACGCCCCCTTCCTGCCCAGGCTGTCCCAGTTTATGGTCTATCTCCAGAAGTAAAGCAGCAgactggagctgggctgctagGGTTGGAATCTTCACTCCACCCCTTAAGTAGCTGTGTGATAGCATCTACTTAAACTATTCTGATCCTCggtttgttttctgaaaaatgggCCTAAATTAAGACTTATCTCATAGCAaccttgaattctttcttgtctAACCCTCCTAAGTGCAGTGTCCATAATAGACTGAAGAATATAAGCGTCCACTACCATCTTCCTGGACCACTACAGTCCATACTCGCTCCCCCACTTAATCTGTACTTGTAAATCCCttcaaaaacagcaacaaagtTCTTAAGCTCTCTGCTTGTCCCAAAGCACTCAATCACCTGCAAAATCATACTCTAAGAATGGTGTCCTCTTAGAATACACTggtgatataaaaaaaaaaaaccacagcttACCTTCTCCACACTGGCTGCATCTTTGAAGAGGATAAACCCAAACCCTCTTGACCGGCCAGTGTTGGGATCCATTTTTATTGTACAGTCAACAACCTCTCCAAATTTGGTAAAATAATCCTTTAGGTCCTTTTTGCTGGTATCCCAGCTCAGGCCACcaacaaacatttttctgaaatggaAGGATGAGATACATGCCAACAAGTTCTTACAAGAAAGCTGTGATTTTAGAGACCAGCGCTAGCAAAGCTTTcataaagattataaataaagCCACCATTGGGAACAAAAGACTACCCCTTGAGCACGAGAGCTCTACCTTTGGAAGACGTTAACCAATCTCCACTACCCTCCCAACCTCAACCTTGACCTTAACAAATCTTCAGGAGATTGCAGCCCTTAAGATTTGCATCCCAGACTGGGAGAGGGAACGGAAGGACATCCTGGCCAGGGGTACAGGCTCTGAGCACTCACAACTGGAAATAATTTGCCTAATAACCACATATCCAAAGGCTATCGTCCCTGCCAGACGTCACCACCTCCGAGAACTCGCCCTCAAGGAACCCGAGGCTTCCGGGAGCCGAAACCGCGTTCAGACCGTGACTCCGCccacagcagcaggaggaggaaggggaagcgGCGGCCCCAGGCGCGCGCCAACTCCGCCCACGCAGCCCCGAGCGGCCGAAACCTGGTCGGCCCCGGGTCCCAGCGCACTCCCCTTCCGGGCGCCAGGCCTGTCCCCGGCCCCGCGCGAGCGGCCCCGGGGCGGCGCCAAAGTCGACCCAACAAACTCCTGCAAACTCGAGCGCAATGGGCTGCACGGCGGGCGACTGGCGGGCTTGTCCGCGGGCCCGAGCAGGCCCAGGCCGGCGGtccgcccctccccccgccgCGTGGCGCCAACAATAGGCAGCCCCGAACAAAGGCGGCGCCCCATCGGCCCGCGGCCGCACCTACCCCGCGTCCTCCTCGTTCTTGCTGGCGTTTATCTGGTCACCCTCGGCGCCGTTCTGGTTGCCGGCCGGGGGCGCCGAGCTCCCGCCTCCAGTGCCCGGCGCGGCCCCGGTGCCGGCCCCGGCCGGCGACTCGCCTTCGGGGGCGGCCTCGTGCCCGTTCTCGGTGGCACCGGTCGTTTCCATGAGCTGCTCCTCACCCGCTTCCGACATGCTAGGCCAGGGCGCGGCGGCTCCTGCAAGGAGCGGCCACAGCGAGTCAGGCACGAGCGGCTCCCGCCCGCCACCCGCCGTCCCGCGGACCCGACCCCTCACCTCGCCGCCGGTGACGCCGCGAGGCCCGCTCGTCCCCACCCGCCGGGAAGGCGCCGCGGGCTCGACCGCGTTCAAGCTCGCGCTGCTGGGCCTCCCCTCCGTCCACCGACGAAGCCGCAGCGACCTCGCGTGCTCCTCTTCGGCCGCCGCAGCACGGAACCCACCAACTAACAGTATGGCTCGGGCCCGCGCGGTGCCGCCGCCTGACAATGCCGACTCGTGGCGCTCTTTATAATGCCGGAGCCGGGGACCACCTCGCAATAAGACGCATGTTCATTGGCTACGCCCGCCCGTCACTCAACCCTGCATAGGCGTGCCATTGGCCACGTCGGCGCACGCACGCTAGATCCGGGCGGGCTTTGTCCTCATTTTAGAACCCGCGCGAGCCTGGGCCCTGCGGAGGGTCGCGGGGACAGATGGAACGATGGTCCTATCCCAGCTGCTGGCGGCCCGAGCGCTACGTAGAAGGAGAGAGCCAAAACGGACCCTCCGCCCTGTGAGGCCGCAGTCTCTCGCCCCGCGCGCCCCATCCCAGCACTGACAGCCTCGGCCACCCATTTCCCAAAAGAGTAAAATGGGCTTGAGGAAGTCTTGCAAACCAAGGTCGCTGGGCTGGAAGTGGCAGAACCGGGGCTGCCGATTGGCGCGTAGAGTGCCCCTAGGCCCTCGACACAGTTCGGAGGGATTGCGATGCAGCCCGCCCTCCCTTGACTTTGGTGCCTTCAAAGCCCCGCGCTCCTTCTCTTTCTGCCGCCTCCCCCAGTAGCCTCCCCTAGTAGCGAGAAGCGGGCGGGGGCGGAATCCTCCAGGGATCTGGTGCCAACTGTCTTGGCCAGGATGTGACAGGAGAAACGGTGCGACCATGGTGCTCCTCAGTCTTAGGTCGCCTGACATCACTTTAACGATTAGCAGCGCATGTATACTTTtgattacttaaaaatttttcatttgattcgcttatttttactgaaatttactttttaaggaaaatataccACTAATGTGAAATCGTGAGGTTTGGGGAGGAAAGGTGAacagttatttttctaatatacaaaACCCCTTAATATTATCTCCTTGACCGCCAAACTTGAAAGGCCTGCATAATCTCATGATTCCTTTTAATCAGATGGGTGATGGGCCCCAAATGGCCCAGGAGCACAACCTCTGAAGCTCGGGGGTTACCAGCAGCCACGGAATACACGTAGCTGACGTCTCCTGCAGGATTCCTGCAGCCAGGCCCAGTGTGGCAGGCAGGtgttctattttctcatctggtCTAACAGGCCTATGAAAGGCGGTCCCATCACCAATTTATGAATGAGAACACTGAAGCCCAGAGCCTTGCCCCAAGGCTTACTCCCTCAGCCAGCCAGTCAGTGGAGTTGCCATAAGAATAAAACAAGTGACAATTTTACATGTGGAAAAAATAACTTCAGAAAATCTGACAATTTGGCCACACAACACTGCATTCCCCCCAAGCTATCGACTGGAGCTGGGGCACCCACACCCAGATGAGCAAATGCCCTCTGGTTCACCCCAAGGTCCACCTGACTGCTTGACTTTCAGGCCTGGTTCCATAACGGAATTCACGTAGATCCGTAAAACCTTGGTAACGTACCAGTCTGGTGGCAAGGCTCACAGCAAAGTACAGAGCAAactccccaccccatctccaccTCAGCCTTCACCCACCCACAGAAATCAGGGCCAGGATGTGGCTCACAAGAGATGATGGGTGCAGCTGCCCAAGCAATGAGGATaattcagacaattaagttcaaagTCAAACAGTCTAAGTGCAGCCACAAGGACATAACTAGTGGGGGCTCAAATCCACTTATTCTCCTGACCTTGTCCACATGGACTCCTTTAGCACAACTTGGGAAACGCTTTCAATGACACATCGAGTCCAAGTCTGACAACATTTGGACCATGCTTCAGTTTGCAAAATGCTTTCACCAACATTGCTTTATTGGAGCAACGTTTTTGTGTGGTTATCCATAATTTATACAGGAAAATGCTGAAATCACACATCTAAAACGGGGACCACAAAGCCAGCACTCCCAACTGTACATTGTTTCCAGGGCTCCTGGCTATTGTTGGCTGAAGGATCTCTGAGCTCCTGAGTTCCTTGGtctaaattagattttttttgtttttttaagattttattggggaaggggaccaggactttattggggaacagtgtgtacttccaggactttttccaagtcaacctgttgtcctttcaatcttagttgtggagggtgcagctcaactccaggtccagttgccgttgctagttgcagggggcacagcccaccatccgttgctgGAGTCGacactggcaaccttgtggttgagaggacgtgctccaaccaactgagccatcctggagctcagccgcagctcagctcaaggtgccatgttcaattttagttgcagggggcgctgcccaccatcccttgtgggagtcgaggaatcgaactggcaaccttgtggttgagagcccactggcccatgtgggaatcaaaccagcagccttcggagttaggagcatggagctctaaccgcctgagccaccgggctggcccctaaaTTAGATTTTGTatcaaattaaattattctgAGGCTCAAATGAAGCAATGGCTTAGAAAATACTTTACAAACTATAAAGAACTGCAGACCAGTGGGGGTCAGTCTCAGCCCAGAATGCTTTTATATTGCATCCAGAGCCAGGTACTGGTACGTTGGAAACAGCAGGAAGTCCCTTTGACCCAAGGATCCCCACTCTTGGTATTGGGTCCCAGTAACAGACCCTAAGTAGAAAGCATCTTCCACAATAAGGTTCTCAAATCAGCAAAGAGCCCAGTTACCCCTGAAAGTCCCTTAAGAGGCCCACAGAGTATAGAGTATAGTCCCCTCACTTTGGGGATTCAGGCTGCCAGATAATATGTGTGTAAAATATGTACAATCACCAGTGTAGAACAAAGAGAATGGAcacaaaatgtgttttcaaagatttttagattacatacattaatttttctcacaTTCTTTGGGGGGTGTGGGCTGAGCCCGCAAGGTGGCAGTTGCAGGCGTTAACTACAAATATGCTGTGACTGCGATGGCTGACTCCCACCCAGGCCACTTCCCACTTCACAGCTCCACAGGCTCCAGCTCCCTGCTTCAGGGCTGACTCTGGCTCTAGCCGGAAGAAACTTTCAAAAACACAAGTTggagccaaagcaatcttaaggaaaaagaacaataatggaggtatcacacttcctgactttggcttgtactacagggctacaataatcaaaacagcatggtattggcagaaaaacagacacatagaccaatggaatagaattgagaacccagaaataaaaccacataaatatggacagataatttttgacaaagaagctaaaaacatacaatggagcaaagacagcctcttcaataaatggtgctgggagaattggatagccacgtgcaaaagaatgaaactggactgctatttgtcaccatgtaccaaagttaattcaaaatggatcaaagacttaagcataagacctgacacaataaactgcatagaagaaaacataggtactaaacttatggaccttgggttcaaagagcattttatgaacttgactccaaaggcaatggaagtaaaagctaaaataaacaaatgggactatatgaaacttaaaagcttctgcacagcaaaagaaaccattgacaaaataaagaggccaccaactgaatgggagaagatttttgcaaacagtgcctccgataaggggctagtatccagaatatacaaggaactcatgcaactcaacaacaaaaaaacaaacaacccaattgaaaaatgggcagaggacttgaagagacatttctccaaagaggacatacaaatggcaaatagacatatgaaaaaatgctcaacatcactaatcatcagagaaatgcaaatcaaaaccacaatgagatatcacctcaccccagtcagaatggctagcatcaacaagacaaataataacaaatgttggagaggctgtggagaaaaaggaaccctcatacactgttggtgggaatgcagactggtgcagcctctatggaaggcagtgtggaggttcctcaaagaattacgaatagaattgccatatgacccagcaatccctctcctgggtatctacccaaaaaatctgaaaacatttagagataaagacacgtgtgctccaatgttcattgcagctttgtttacggtggccaagacatggaaacaaccaaaatgtccttcgatagatgaatggataaagaagttgtggtatatatacacaatggaatactattcggctgtaagaaaagatgatataggaacatttgtgacaagatggatggatcttgagagagtaatgctgagcaaaacaagtcagacagaaaaagcagagaaccatgtgatttcactgataggtggtatataaaccaaaaacaacaaaagaacaagacaaacaaatgagaaacagaaactcatagacacagacaatagtttagtggttgccagagggtaaggggggtggggggtggggggtgggagatgagggtaagggggatcgaatatatggtgatggaaggagaactgactctgggtgatgaacacacaatgggatttatagatgatgtaatacagaattgtacacctgaaatctatgtaattttactaacaattgtcacctcaataaatttaattaaaaaaaaaaaaaaaaaaaaacacaagttgGATCTTGTCACACTGCATGAAAACACTGGCTGGCTTCCCGGTGCTCTGAGAATTAAATCTGAACCCTGAATTCGGGTAAAAGAGATAGTTGGGATCACAGAAATCCATAGCCCCCTCCCTACCAGCCTCCCTTGCTGTGTGGTCTGTGAGTGAAAGGGTCACTTCCAGGCCTGAGCAGCAAAGGCTGGGGCCTCCCCCAGACCTCTCTTCCCTTGGAGACCATGTGATCTGATGGTATAGCTACATTATGAGGAAGAGCTGTTCAGCCCACATCAGACTTGACATGAGCGAGAAATGAACCTGCACTGTGTCAAGCTGCTAAGCTGGGGGTTTATCTCTGCAGCCTAGCCACACCTGACCATTCCACATGACTTGTGAGGCCCGGCATTTGCCACTTCAGCCGCATCTCATGACCACTTTCCACTCTAGCTGTGCttaatttcttttacttcctAGAACTCCCCTGCACCCCCTCTGCCTCTGGAGGTGCCTTTGCACCTGATGGTCCCTCTACCTGCAATACTCTTCCCCAAGTTCCACCTGCCTACTCTACATATCTGTTGTGAGTTGAACtatgtccccccaaaatataTGTTCGAGTCTTGACCCCTGGTACCTgtgcatattttcttatttggaaatagggtctttgcagatgtaatcaagttaagaagAGGTCAAACTGGAGAAGGGGAGGCCCTGAGACTGGTGTCTTGCAAGaagagaagacacacagagacagacacaagGAAAACGCCATGTGATGacaggcagagattagagtgatgtaGCCACAAGCCAAGTGTCCTAGGGAattcgggctgctataacagaacaCCACAGATTGGGGGCTTAAacaagacttatttatttatttatcccttcttccacctcctgcCACCCACTCCGGTTAAAgcctgttgtttctcagtctagttgtgtaggacacagctccctggcccatgctggtgttatgagccttgcgctcccggggctgaggcagtcggtcgccagtggTCGGTTGgaggctcacagcagctcaccgcAGGTCTCGCAGGCTACCGGCCACTCACCCAGCCCAGCTatagggagagctgttgttcacagtctaagctgtagagggcgcagcgctctggcccatgtgggactcgaaccagtgGCCTCAGCGTTCGGAGCACGgcattccaaccacctgagccacggggcccaccaacacacatttatttctcacagttctggaggctgacaagtccaagatcaagtggTGGCAGATCTGGTGTCTGGTAAGAACCTGCTTCTTAGTTTACACATgatagaggcagagaaagaagaaagaagcacGCTCTCTCTGGTCTCATCTTAAAAACTCACTAATCATAAGGGTGGGGTCATGAGGCACCACCCCCATGACCGCATATAAACCTAATtgccttccaaaggccccacttccaaataccatcaccttggggattaaggtttcaacatttg
This Rhinolophus sinicus isolate RSC01 linkage group LG10, ASM3656204v1, whole genome shotgun sequence DNA region includes the following protein-coding sequences:
- the HNRNPAB gene encoding heterogeneous nuclear ribonucleoprotein A/B isoform X2, yielding MSEAGEEQLMETTGATENGHEAAPEGESPAGAGTGAAPGTGGGSSAPPAGNQNGAEGDQINASKNEEDAGKMFVGGLSWDTSKKDLKDYFTKFGEVVDCTIKMDPNTGRSRGFGFILFKDAASVEKVLDQKEHRLDGRVIDPKKAMAMKKDPVKKIFVGGLNPEATEEKIREYFGEFGEIEAIELPMDPKSNKRRGFVFITFKEEDPVKKVLEKKFHTISGSKCEIKVAQPKEVYQQQQYGSGGRGNRNRGNRGSGGGGGSGGQGSTNYGKSQRRGGHQNNYKPY
- the HNRNPAB gene encoding heterogeneous nuclear ribonucleoprotein A/B isoform X1, yielding MSEAGEEQLMETTGATENGHEAAPEGESPAGAGTGAAPGTGGGSSAPPAGNQNGAEGDQINASKNEEDAGKMFVGGLSWDTSKKDLKDYFTKFGEVVDCTIKMDPNTGRSRGFGFILFKDAASVEKVLDQKEHRLDGRVIDPKKAMAMKKDPVKKIFVGGLNPEATEEKIREYFGEFGEIEAIELPMDPKSNKRRGFVFITFKEEDPVKKVLEKKFHTISGSKCEIKVAQPKEVYQQQQYGSGGRGNRNRGNRGSGGGGGSGGQSQSWNQGYGSYWNQGYGYQQGYGPGYGGYDYSPYGYYGYGPGYDYSQGSTNYGKSQRRGGHQNNYKPY
- the HNRNPAB gene encoding heterogeneous nuclear ribonucleoprotein A/B isoform X3; its protein translation is MFVGGLSWDTSKKDLKDYFTKFGEVVDCTIKMDPNTGRSRGFGFILFKDAASVEKVLDQKEHRLDGRVIDPKKAMAMKKDPVKKIFVGGLNPEATEEKIREYFGEFGEIEAIELPMDPKSNKRRGFVFITFKEEDPVKKVLEKKFHTISGSKCEIKVAQPKEVYQQQQYGSGGRGNRNRGNRGSGGGGGSGGQGSTNYGKSQRRGGHQNNYKPY